One region of Sulfuriroseicoccus oceanibius genomic DNA includes:
- the trpE gene encoding anthranilate synthase component I — MSKPIPLIPDIESFRKKTAQGNTIPVFTQLSADYETPLSVYQRVRNGKYSFLLESAENTFTIGRYSFIGSDPRMVFQMQGRDVSLISGDGVKRYESDLDPLAELERIMERFKPVKADELPEFSGGAVGYLGFDCVRYFEPTIGEPPADSLGVPDAVYMIADTLVIYDHLLRRISLVANVCVDDYDSVDAAYAAGREKVERLVASLDAPVQHSPFNVLRKSDEADPEFVSNTTREEFYAAVEKAKEYIKAGDVFQVVPSQRFEMPYSGDPIELFRALRNVNPSPYMFCLEFPDDFALVGSSPELQVRCIDGTVEVRPIAGTRWRGATPQEDEALANDLLADPKERAEHIMLVDLARNDIGRVADFQSVDVNELMVIERYSHVMHIVSNVTGRLKDGFTAYDVMRASFPAGTVSGAPKVRALQIIYELEKNKRCAYAGTVGYFGFDGDFDSCITLRTCVVNDGKAFVQAGAGVVADSSPEYEYQETRNKARGMMYAIRQAQMLADGEH; from the coding sequence ATGAGCAAACCCATTCCTCTGATCCCGGACATCGAGAGCTTTCGCAAGAAGACCGCACAGGGCAATACGATCCCCGTGTTTACCCAGCTTTCCGCCGATTACGAGACTCCGTTGTCTGTGTATCAGCGCGTGCGCAATGGTAAGTACAGCTTCCTGCTGGAGTCGGCTGAGAACACATTCACGATTGGGCGCTATTCCTTTATTGGCAGTGACCCTCGGATGGTTTTCCAAATGCAGGGGCGTGATGTGTCGTTGATTTCCGGGGACGGGGTGAAGCGTTACGAATCCGATCTTGATCCGTTGGCGGAGCTGGAGCGGATCATGGAGCGCTTCAAACCGGTGAAGGCGGACGAGTTGCCTGAGTTTTCGGGCGGGGCCGTGGGTTATCTTGGGTTTGATTGTGTACGTTATTTCGAACCGACGATTGGCGAGCCTCCTGCGGATTCGCTCGGCGTGCCGGATGCGGTGTACATGATTGCGGACACATTGGTGATTTACGATCACCTGCTGCGCCGCATCTCGTTGGTAGCGAATGTGTGTGTCGACGACTACGATTCGGTCGACGCTGCGTATGCGGCCGGGCGGGAGAAGGTCGAGCGGCTGGTAGCGAGCCTGGATGCTCCGGTCCAGCACTCTCCTTTCAACGTGCTGCGCAAGTCCGATGAGGCCGACCCTGAGTTCGTCAGCAACACGACGCGTGAAGAATTCTACGCAGCCGTGGAGAAGGCAAAAGAGTACATCAAAGCTGGCGACGTGTTCCAGGTGGTGCCTTCGCAGCGTTTCGAGATGCCTTATTCCGGCGATCCGATTGAGTTGTTCCGTGCGTTGCGCAACGTGAACCCATCGCCCTACATGTTCTGTTTGGAGTTCCCGGATGACTTCGCGTTGGTCGGGAGTTCGCCAGAGCTTCAGGTGCGCTGCATCGACGGAACGGTGGAAGTGCGGCCGATTGCAGGGACGCGCTGGAGGGGGGCGACTCCACAGGAGGACGAGGCGTTGGCAAATGATTTGTTGGCCGACCCGAAAGAGCGGGCCGAGCACATCATGCTGGTGGACCTCGCGCGCAACGACATCGGGCGCGTGGCGGATTTCCAGTCGGTGGATGTGAACGAGCTGATGGTGATTGAGCGCTACAGCCACGTGATGCACATTGTGTCGAATGTGACCGGGCGGTTGAAGGACGGATTTACCGCGTACGACGTGATGCGTGCCAGTTTCCCAGCGGGGACCGTTTCGGGGGCGCCGAAAGTGCGTGCACTCCAGATCATTTACGAGCTGGAGAAGAACAAGCGCTGTGCCTATGCCGGAACGGTGGGCTACTTCGGATTCGACGGCGACTTCGACTCGTGCATTACGCTGCGCACCTGTGTGGTGAACGACGGCAAGGCGTTCGTTCAGGCGGGTGCTGGTGTGGTGGCGGATTCGTCGCCGGAGTACGAGTACCAGGAAACGCGTAACAAAGCGCGCGGTATGATGTATGCGATCCGTCAGGCGCAAATGCTGGCTGATGGCGAGCACTGA
- the pabA gene encoding aminodeoxychorismate/anthranilate synthase component II: MLLVIDNYDSFTYNLVQYFGELGAEMAIHRNDRITIDEIEKLAPSHICVSPGPCSPTEAGISCEVIEHFAGKVPIFGVCLGHQSIGQVFGGDVVRADRLMHGKTSPIEHDGTGVFAGIPNPFTATRYHSLILKPETLPDCLVVNARTAEGEIMGVRHRELPVHGVQFHPESILTEHGKTMLKNFLEM; the protein is encoded by the coding sequence ATGCTTCTGGTCATCGACAACTACGATTCCTTCACCTACAACCTCGTCCAGTATTTCGGCGAGTTGGGGGCAGAAATGGCGATTCATCGAAATGATAGAATCACCATTGATGAAATCGAGAAGTTGGCTCCGTCGCACATTTGTGTGTCGCCTGGTCCGTGTTCGCCGACCGAGGCGGGCATCAGCTGTGAGGTGATCGAGCATTTTGCCGGCAAGGTGCCGATTTTCGGGGTTTGTCTCGGGCACCAGTCGATTGGCCAGGTGTTTGGCGGCGACGTCGTGCGCGCCGACCGCTTGATGCATGGCAAGACCTCGCCGATCGAGCACGATGGAACCGGTGTGTTTGCCGGGATTCCGAACCCATTCACCGCAACGCGTTACCACTCGCTGATTTTGAAGCCGGAGACATTGCCGGATTGTCTGGTGGTGAATGCGCGCACGGCGGAGGGTGAGATCATGGGCGTGCGGCACCGCGAATTGCCGGTGCATGGTGTGCAGTTCCACCCGGAGAGCATTCTGACCGAGCACGGTAAGACGATGCTGAAGAACTTCCTCGAGATGTAG
- the aroB gene encoding 3-dehydroquinate synthase produces MSFTTVNVGLDDRAYQISIGTNLLQSFPSLLQDTAIAGRTRCAVISDETVAALHADKVLTALADAGYSADLFTIKPGEASKSMDVISQVTSEMIVAGHDRRSFVVALGGGVVGDLAGFVAAIYYRGVPFVQLPTTIVAQVDSSVGGKTGVNAPEGKNLIGAFLQPQAVVADITALDTLGDREFNEGMAEAVKHGAIADPSLIDALLDLQRGDHAATESIIARNVAIKAKIVEQDELETSGTRAFLNFGHTIGHAIEAAAGYGAMFHGEAISLGIRAALWLSETKRGLAPEFSAKVLDALEHFQLPLQLEDKPEFSTDTLMTKLAKDKKFLDGGIRFVLLHAPGQPVLATDVTREDLEQAIELLRTPR; encoded by the coding sequence ATGTCATTCACTACCGTCAACGTCGGCCTCGACGACCGCGCCTACCAGATCTCCATCGGAACCAACCTGCTCCAGTCGTTCCCATCGCTGCTTCAGGACACCGCCATCGCCGGCCGCACCCGCTGCGCCGTCATCAGCGATGAAACCGTAGCCGCCCTGCACGCCGACAAAGTACTCACCGCTCTGGCCGATGCCGGTTACTCGGCGGATCTTTTCACCATCAAGCCGGGCGAAGCCTCGAAGTCGATGGACGTGATCTCTCAAGTCACGTCGGAAATGATTGTCGCCGGTCATGACCGCCGCTCGTTCGTCGTCGCGCTAGGTGGCGGCGTTGTCGGCGATCTCGCAGGCTTCGTTGCCGCCATCTATTACCGCGGCGTCCCATTCGTCCAATTGCCGACCACCATCGTCGCCCAAGTCGACTCGTCGGTCGGGGGCAAGACCGGCGTCAACGCACCGGAAGGCAAGAACCTCATTGGTGCATTCCTCCAGCCTCAGGCCGTCGTCGCAGACATCACCGCACTCGACACCCTCGGCGACCGCGAGTTCAACGAAGGCATGGCAGAAGCCGTCAAACACGGTGCCATCGCCGATCCGTCGCTCATCGACGCCTTGCTCGATCTCCAGCGAGGCGACCACGCGGCCACTGAATCCATCATCGCACGCAATGTCGCGATCAAAGCGAAGATCGTCGAACAGGACGAACTCGAAACCTCCGGCACCCGAGCTTTCCTCAACTTCGGCCACACCATCGGCCACGCGATTGAAGCCGCCGCCGGATACGGTGCCATGTTCCACGGCGAAGCGATCTCGCTGGGCATCCGCGCCGCCCTCTGGTTGAGCGAAACGAAACGCGGACTCGCTCCCGAGTTCTCCGCCAAGGTGCTCGACGCACTCGAACATTTCCAGCTTCCGCTCCAACTCGAAGACAAACCGGAGTTCTCCACCGACACCTTGATGACCAAGCTCGCCAAGGACAAAAAGTTCCTCGACGGAGGCATCCGCTTCGTCCTCCTCCACGCTCCGGGTCAGCCCGTACTCGCCACCGACGTCACCCGCGAGGACCTGGAGCAGGCGATCGAACTGCTGCGCACCCCGCGGTAA
- a CDS encoding ABC transporter permease, translated as MSKRLSSAVFLITILFMVVFLAVPIFSTVSQAFVTPEGTFTLANVFEVFLNPIYREGLVNAFLIAVASLLACLAIALPLAVIHDRFEFPAKRLLSSLVLVPMILPPFVGAIGVKQILGTHGALNALLANFGLMDELAPYDWLGSSRFLGVVLMNALHLYPILYLNIVAALANLDPAMEEAAQNLGSNWWSRFRRITLPLTLPGIFAGGTVVFIWAFTELGVPLIFDYTRVTPVQIFDGIKDINDNPFPFALVVVMLVLSSLFFVVGRFKFGRATALGNARITRASSAQRLPLGPGLACTALFAGTTAIAVIPHIGVGLLSIAGDWYQSVLPQSFTLAHYDAALSNDLVVPSIKNSLRYASAATLIDIVLGIAIAYIVVRTNIKGRHLLDTLAMLPLAVPGLVLAFGYLAMTREGAFFSFLRYDGDPTLILIIAYATRRLPYVVRSAAAGFQQTSVELEEAARSLGVSPSRALRKITLPLITANLIAGALLAFSFAMLEVSDSLILAQQAEHYPITMAIYQLFGVLGNGHYLASALGVWSMLFLTITIAGASIILGRRIGALFRV; from the coding sequence GTGAGCAAAAGGTTATCCAGTGCCGTCTTCCTGATCACCATCCTCTTCATGGTGGTATTTCTAGCCGTGCCGATCTTCTCAACGGTATCGCAGGCATTCGTTACACCTGAAGGAACCTTCACCCTCGCCAATGTGTTTGAGGTGTTCCTCAACCCGATCTACCGCGAAGGATTGGTCAACGCCTTCCTCATCGCAGTCGCCAGTCTGCTCGCTTGTCTGGCCATCGCGCTGCCACTGGCCGTCATCCACGACCGCTTCGAATTCCCTGCCAAACGGCTGCTCTCCTCCTTGGTGCTCGTGCCAATGATCCTGCCACCCTTTGTCGGGGCAATCGGGGTAAAACAAATCCTCGGCACTCACGGCGCGCTCAACGCATTGCTCGCCAACTTCGGCTTGATGGACGAACTCGCCCCCTACGACTGGCTCGGCTCCAGCCGCTTTCTCGGAGTCGTCCTGATGAACGCCCTCCACCTCTACCCCATCCTCTATCTCAATATCGTCGCCGCTCTCGCCAACCTCGACCCCGCAATGGAAGAGGCCGCGCAAAACCTCGGCTCAAACTGGTGGTCGCGCTTCCGCCGCATCACCCTGCCTCTCACGCTGCCCGGCATCTTCGCCGGCGGCACCGTAGTCTTCATCTGGGCATTCACCGAGCTCGGCGTACCGCTGATCTTCGACTACACACGCGTCACCCCGGTCCAGATCTTCGATGGCATCAAGGACATCAACGACAACCCGTTCCCATTCGCACTGGTCGTCGTGATGCTTGTACTTTCCTCGCTCTTTTTCGTGGTCGGACGCTTCAAGTTCGGTCGCGCCACTGCCCTGGGCAACGCCCGCATCACCCGCGCAAGCAGCGCACAAAGGCTCCCTCTCGGCCCGGGCTTGGCATGCACCGCTCTCTTTGCCGGGACCACCGCCATTGCTGTAATCCCACACATCGGCGTCGGCCTGCTGTCAATTGCCGGGGATTGGTACCAGTCCGTCCTACCACAATCTTTTACCCTCGCCCATTACGATGCCGCCCTCTCCAATGACCTGGTCGTCCCATCGATCAAAAACTCACTGCGATACGCATCAGCGGCAACGCTCATCGACATCGTGCTCGGCATCGCCATTGCCTACATCGTCGTGCGCACGAATATCAAAGGGCGTCATCTCCTCGACACCCTGGCCATGTTACCTCTCGCCGTTCCCGGGCTGGTACTCGCTTTCGGCTACCTCGCCATGACCCGTGAGGGCGCGTTCTTCTCGTTCCTGCGCTACGATGGCGACCCTACGTTGATCCTCATCATCGCCTACGCCACCCGCAGGCTGCCGTACGTCGTACGCTCCGCCGCCGCCGGGTTCCAACAAACCTCGGTCGAACTCGAAGAGGCCGCCCGCTCGCTCGGCGTCTCCCCGTCCCGCGCCCTGCGCAAGATCACCCTCCCACTCATCACCGCCAACCTGATCGCAGGCGCGCTGCTCGCCTTCTCATTCGCCATGCTCGAGGTGTCTGACTCGCTGATTCTCGCCCAACAAGCAGAACACTACCCGATCACCATGGCGATCTACCAATTGTTCGGCGTGCTCGGCAACGGCCACTACCTCGCCTCCGCTCTCGGTGTCTGGTCCATGCTCTTCCTCACCATCACCATCGCCGGCGCGTCCATCATCCTCGGCCGCCGCATCGGTGCATTGTTCCGGGTTTGA
- a CDS encoding GreA/GreB family elongation factor translates to MNAELEEMIAAGRMTPAAAEVLDKLQPGSFCFHPSWGAGTVKDWNFAALKMGIDFEGKPGHEMGLKFVLKSVEPIAQDHVIGQFVQDPAKVKELAKDDPVAFMGLVLKSYDGKILPDKVEDLVKGRIVEEKSYKRWWENTKKKLREHREFVVPSRRTEVLELRDSELSEAELLLEDFDLAKDSKTKVRAVSEIVKHLSAFESPAEDLAGLVADSGEVASKSAAFDLRGSLELIDARDSLVAAVEGLELPEGAPTFSGVMKAQLDKLPETLTSLPVSSLRGAIRSLPEAFGEQWVEEFLQILPQLGLRAASEVNAFLVKEGHQADLDVFLRRGIGQRDISVDLLAWVCKNRKGTTEHLFDDDLATAALSVMERDHLDEETGTASRLRDMFMEDKDLIPDFVAAMNAGQIKTFARRLMSVPVFDALSRNSLLARIIKLHPEVQELLAGRDEVKRDEPIIVSWESLERRKNEFEDLVQKQIPENTKEIAIARSYGDLRENFEFKAAKQNQAVLMRRKGEMEREISLARGISYDDADTSKVSIGTSVLVEDANGQQQTYHIVGAWDGDPDKNYLSYLSEMGAAFLNLEVGEETEVALSETSEPTLVKVVSITKLQA, encoded by the coding sequence ATGAACGCAGAGCTTGAAGAAATGATTGCCGCCGGGCGGATGACCCCCGCCGCCGCTGAAGTGCTGGATAAGTTGCAGCCTGGAAGTTTTTGTTTTCACCCGAGTTGGGGAGCCGGCACCGTAAAGGACTGGAACTTCGCCGCGTTGAAGATGGGGATCGACTTTGAAGGCAAGCCAGGCCACGAGATGGGCTTGAAGTTTGTGCTCAAGTCGGTGGAGCCGATTGCGCAGGATCACGTGATCGGTCAGTTTGTTCAAGACCCTGCCAAAGTGAAGGAGCTGGCGAAAGATGACCCTGTTGCGTTCATGGGTCTCGTGCTCAAGAGCTACGATGGCAAGATCCTCCCGGACAAGGTCGAGGATTTGGTCAAAGGCCGCATCGTGGAAGAGAAGAGCTACAAGCGCTGGTGGGAGAACACCAAAAAGAAGCTGCGTGAGCACCGTGAGTTCGTGGTGCCATCTCGCCGCACCGAAGTTCTCGAACTGCGTGACTCCGAGTTGAGCGAAGCCGAGCTTCTTCTGGAAGATTTCGATTTGGCCAAAGACTCCAAGACCAAAGTGCGTGCGGTCAGTGAGATCGTGAAGCACCTCAGTGCATTTGAATCGCCTGCGGAAGATTTGGCCGGATTGGTTGCCGATTCCGGCGAAGTGGCCTCCAAGAGCGCTGCATTCGACCTGCGTGGGTCGCTTGAATTGATCGACGCCCGCGACTCGTTGGTCGCGGCAGTGGAAGGTCTCGAGCTTCCGGAAGGCGCACCGACATTCTCCGGTGTGATGAAAGCGCAGCTCGACAAATTGCCGGAAACACTGACCAGCCTGCCAGTGAGCAGCTTGCGCGGTGCCATCCGCTCGCTGCCTGAAGCCTTTGGCGAGCAGTGGGTGGAAGAGTTCCTCCAGATCCTGCCGCAGCTCGGTCTGCGCGCCGCATCCGAGGTGAACGCATTCCTCGTCAAGGAAGGTCACCAGGCGGATCTCGATGTGTTCTTGCGCCGCGGTATTGGTCAGCGTGACATCAGCGTCGATTTGTTGGCCTGGGTCTGCAAGAACCGCAAAGGAACCACCGAGCATTTGTTCGACGACGACCTTGCCACCGCAGCTCTCAGCGTGATGGAGCGCGACCACCTCGACGAAGAGACCGGTACCGCCAGCCGTCTGCGTGACATGTTCATGGAAGACAAGGATCTGATTCCGGACTTCGTGGCTGCGATGAACGCTGGGCAGATCAAAACATTCGCCCGCCGTTTGATGTCGGTGCCTGTGTTTGATGCGCTGAGCCGCAACTCGTTGCTTGCGCGCATCATCAAGCTGCACCCTGAAGTTCAGGAGTTGCTTGCCGGTCGCGACGAAGTCAAGCGCGACGAGCCGATCATCGTCTCGTGGGAGAGCCTCGAGCGCCGCAAGAACGAGTTCGAAGACTTGGTGCAGAAGCAGATCCCTGAGAACACCAAGGAGATCGCAATTGCCCGCTCGTACGGTGACTTGCGTGAGAACTTCGAGTTCAAGGCAGCCAAGCAGAACCAGGCGGTGTTGATGCGCCGCAAGGGTGAGATGGAGCGCGAGATCTCCCTGGCCCGTGGTATTTCCTATGACGATGCGGACACATCCAAGGTGTCGATCGGAACCAGCGTGCTGGTTGAGGACGCCAACGGCCAGCAGCAGACCTACCACATCGTGGGTGCCTGGGACGGTGATCCGGACAAAAACTACCTTTCCTATCTCTCCGAGATGGGCGCCGCGTTCCTCAACCTCGAAGTGGGTGAGGAGACTGAAGTCGCTCTCAGTGAAACGAGTGAGCCGACGTTGGTGAAGGTCGTTTCGATCACGAAGCTGCAAGCGTAA
- the eno gene encoding phosphopyruvate hydratase, whose product MAYTTNIVDIKGRQVLDSRGNPTVEVDVTLECGTVGRALVPSGASTGEHEACELRDEDKNTYCGKGVLQAVANVNEKIAPALIGLDSTDQALIDRTMIELDGTPNKKNLGANAILGVSIAVARASADALGVSLYKYLGGPNAKVLPVPMMNIINGGSHSDAPIAFQEFMIRPVGAPTFSEGLRMGAEVFHSLKSVLKARGLSTAVGDEGGFAPTFEGTEDALDTICQAVEKAGYKVGEDITFALDCAASEFFEDGVYNYAKFEGESGAKRSSQEQADYLVELCEKYPIDSIEDGCDENDWDGWKVLTDKMASSDKTQKKVQLVGDDLFVTNVDFLKKGIDLGVGTSILIKVNQIGTLTETFDAIELGKINGYNSVVSHRSGETEDSTIADIAVATNAGQIKTGSLSRSDRIAKYNQLLRIEEELGASAVYGVK is encoded by the coding sequence ATGGCATATACTACAAACATCGTAGACATTAAGGGCCGTCAGGTTCTTGACTCGCGTGGCAACCCTACCGTTGAGGTGGACGTCACATTGGAATGCGGCACCGTCGGTCGCGCACTCGTTCCTAGCGGTGCGAGCACCGGTGAACACGAAGCTTGCGAGCTGCGTGACGAAGACAAGAACACCTACTGCGGTAAGGGCGTTCTCCAGGCCGTTGCAAACGTGAACGAAAAGATCGCTCCGGCTCTCATCGGTCTCGACTCCACCGACCAGGCGCTCATCGACCGCACCATGATCGAGCTCGACGGTACTCCTAACAAGAAGAACCTCGGTGCAAACGCCATCCTCGGTGTTTCGATCGCAGTTGCCCGCGCTTCCGCAGACGCTCTCGGTGTTTCGCTTTACAAGTACCTCGGCGGTCCTAACGCTAAGGTTCTCCCAGTCCCAATGATGAACATCATCAACGGTGGCTCGCACTCCGACGCTCCAATCGCGTTCCAGGAGTTCATGATCCGCCCAGTGGGCGCTCCTACCTTCAGCGAAGGTCTGCGCATGGGTGCTGAAGTTTTCCACTCGCTCAAGTCGGTGCTCAAGGCACGTGGTCTTTCGACCGCAGTGGGTGACGAAGGTGGATTCGCTCCAACCTTCGAAGGAACCGAAGACGCACTCGACACCATCTGCCAGGCTGTTGAAAAGGCTGGTTACAAGGTGGGTGAAGATATCACCTTCGCTCTCGACTGCGCCGCTTCCGAGTTCTTCGAAGACGGTGTTTACAACTACGCCAAGTTCGAAGGCGAGTCCGGTGCCAAGCGTAGCTCCCAGGAGCAGGCTGACTACCTCGTGGAACTTTGCGAGAAGTACCCAATCGACTCGATCGAAGACGGTTGCGACGAGAACGACTGGGACGGCTGGAAGGTGCTTACCGACAAGATGGCAAGCAGCGACAAGACCCAGAAGAAAGTCCAGCTCGTGGGTGACGACTTGTTCGTGACCAACGTGGACTTCCTCAAGAAGGGCATCGACCTCGGCGTCGGTACCTCGATCCTCATCAAGGTCAACCAGATCGGTACCCTTACCGAAACCTTCGACGCGATCGAGCTTGGTAAGATCAATGGTTACAACTCCGTGGTGTCGCACCGCTCGGGTGAGACCGAAGACTCGACCATCGCTGACATCGCTGTTGCGACCAACGCAGGTCAGATCAAGACCGGTTCCCTCAGCCGTTCGGACCGGATCGCCAAGTACAACCAGCTTCTTCGCATCGAAGAAGAACTCGGTGCTTCGGCTGTCTACGGTGTGAAGTAA